One Hermetia illucens chromosome 4, iHerIll2.2.curated.20191125, whole genome shotgun sequence DNA segment encodes these proteins:
- the LOC119654422 gene encoding ubiquitin-protein ligase E3C has product MYGFDGDYRRRPIQSLGGRSQNNDRETIIRKAQQERQKRNELRRQNNGAIVLQSYARSFIDRQRKKHSERELFDQYYQANKNYLGEEKNLEYLLKRLTFFYCKTNEKDRERLIDICQCLIRNPQKPLTKSVSDALWLHRMKRVLFICLEQLTVPNIPPAIPLRVLETFTTDTLVEKYLHNEEYVGKYLDSIFKFLIDRKYFKVIRSILEYKCPPLDGITTHPPNQFTDALYQMLIRPLILLNRGIANGTFISQSFVEHILAPKFSEPIQYFILPCLSQLKEFPFANLLIYLENAMTKMSIDNDDNSFGELSTFVLYSVLTLDQIHLDKLHNASLLASYIRLISEISSNVLNLPKSSKVCRDEDGDSTDSDSDEKSVINITVIEQNCLLEIIEMLNEANRAYVIVSNVGLFIDKPDILYCLCRICHNLMIYNKAAIFDYKLLYSLAFNPEFIRTLWYTMTSQSNQLGFSSPLSLLSKGVVPKVNSEMNRIIPILATFCALFGRLVPTLHDGEFCQEDLMTDTPNKLMPFTISEIIPLSKTLKEISIGLVELAFPDTRSNLNEHYRSVLGRSDVDEEDIQKSKQIWANLLKVVVSVLNQIYTRDLRKGFCPEGHWTVQTLNLPLDKPTDLPLTRGSRRGPRPFQPIRDFTRADFEDGPPMSIKQIRSITILREIPFVVPFSTRVGILQGLVAADKLRVQGEFQGFLQGPSIQFVVRRSHLYEDAFDKLRPENEPDLRHRFRVQFISSIGLEEVGVDGGGLFREFLSELIKTAFDPNRGFFKVTTDNKLYPNPSVSEIVPDFAKHYYFIGRILGKAIYENLLVELPLADFFLSKLAGKHSDLDVHQLASLDPELYRNLLSLKAYEGDVSELGLDFTVVTNDLGKTKIEELKPNGQSIQVTSANRIEYIQLMADYKLNKQIRQHCIAFRKGLSNVLPVEWLYMFSNKELQVLISGAEIPIDIEDLKKHCRYGGEYSPTHPTIICFWSVVESFSDIEKRQLLRFVTSCSRPPLLGFKDLDPPFFIQNAGDEERLPTASTCTNLLKLPAFKTGEQMKEKLLYAIQSGAGFELS; this is encoded by the exons ATGTATGGTTTTGATGGCGATTATCGTCGACGTCCCATCCAAAGCTTAGGTGGACGATCGCAGAATAATGATCGCGAAACAATTATACGTAAGGCTCAGCAGGAACGACAGAAACGCAATGAACTGCGACGACAGAATAATGGTGCAATTGTCCTGCAGTCCTATGCCCGCAGCTTCATTGATCGACAGCGGAAGAAACATTCGGAACGAGAATTATTCGATCAATACTACCAGGCGAACAAAAATTACTTGGGCGAGGAGAAAAATCTGGAATATTTGTTGAAACGGCTGACGTTTTTCTATTGCAAAACTAACGAAAAGGATCGTGAACGATTG ATCGATATTTGCCAATGTTTGATACGTAATCCGCAGAAACCTCTTACCAAATCCGTATCGGATGCATTGTGGTTACATCGAATGAAGCGCGTCCTTTTCATCTGCCTTGAACAGCTCACCGTGCCGAATATTCCACCCGCGATTCCTCTTCGTGTATTGGAGACATTCACAACAGATACACTGgtggaaaaatatttgcataatGAAGAGTACGTCGGGAAATACTTGGATAGTATTTTTAAATTCCTGATAGATCGCAAATACTTCAAAGTAATACGGAGTATATTAGAATATAAATGTCCACCGCTCGATGGTATCACAACGCATCCACCAAATCAATTTACTGATGCACTGTATCAGATGCTTATTCGACCACTAATTCTACTGAATCGTGGCATTGCAAACGGCACATTTATTTCGCAATCCTTTGTTGAACATATCTTGGCACCtaagttctcagaacctatacaatattttatattgCCGTGCTTGTCGCAATTGAAGGAATTCCCATTTGCAAATTTGCTCATATATTTGGAAAATGCCATGACGAAAATGAGTATCGACAATGATGACAACAGCTTTGGGGAACTATCTACTTTTGTACTATATTCCGTGTTGACATTGGATCAGATTCATTTAG ATAAATTGCATAATGCTTCACTATTAGCATCTTACATTCGActtatttctgaaatttcatcAAATGTCTTGAATCTGCCGAAATCATCAAAGGTATGTCGAGATGAGGATGGAGACTCGACTGACTCGGATTCTGATGAGAAATCGGTAATAAATATAACTGTGATAGAGCAGAATTGTTTGCTGGAAATTATTGAAATGCTAAACGAAGCTAATCGAGCGTATGTAATCGTGAGCAACGTTGGACTATTTATTGATAAACCTGATATCCTCTACTGCCTTTGTCGGATTTGTCACAACTTAATGATCTACAACAAAGCAGCTATTTTTGACTATAA ATTATTGTACAGTTTGGCATTTAATCCAGAATTCATTCGAACACTTTGGTACACAATGACCTCGCAGTCCAATCAATTGGGATTTTCTTCGCCGTTAAGTTTGTTATCAAAAGGCGTCGTGC cCAAAGTAAACAGTGAAATGAACCGAATCATACCGATCCTTGCAACTTTCTGTGCATTATTCGGGCGCTTGGTACCTACATTGCATGACGGCGAATTTTGTCAAGAAGATCTAATGACTGACACACCGAATAAACTTATGCCGTTCACTATATCAGAAATAATTCCATTAAGCAAAACATTGAAAGAAATTTCAATTGGATTGGTTGAATTGGCGTTCCCTGATACGAGATCCAATTTGAACGAGCATTATCGATCTGTACTGGGTAGAAGTGATGTGGACGAGGAAGATATTCAGAAAAGTAAACAAATTTGGGCAAACTTGCTCAAAGTCGTTGTGTCCGTACTGAACCAAATATATACTAGAGATTTACGAAAAGGATTTTGTCCAGAAGGACATTGGACGGTGCAAACCTTAAATCTACCGCTCGATAAACCAACGGATTTACCTTTAACAAGAGGCAGTCGACGTGGGCCACGTCCATTCCAACCAATTAGAGATTTCACACGGGCAGATTTTGAAGATGGACCTCCCATGTCAATTAAGCAAATCCGCTCTATTACTATTTTAAGGGAAATTCCATTTGTTGTGCCATTTAGCACACGAGTAGGAATACTTCAGGGTCTAGTCGCGGCTGATAAGCTAAGAGTACAAGGGGAATTTCAGGGATTTTTGCAAGGACCTTCGATTCAATTTGTAGTAAGACGATCTCACCTCTATGAGGATGCTTTTGATAAGTTGAGACCCGAAAACG AGCCGGATCTCCGCCATCGGTTCCGGGTACAGTTCATCAGTAGCATTGGATTGGAAGAAGTGGGCGTTGATGGTGGAGGATTATTTAGAGAATTTTTGTCAGAGCTGATTAAAACTGCATTCGATCCCAACAGAGGCTTTTTCAA AGTAACAACCGACAACAAACTCTATCCGAACCCCAGTGTCAGTGAGATAGTGCCAGACTTTGCAAAGCATTACTATTTTATCGGACGTATTTTGGGCAAAGCTATTtatgaaaatctcctcgtcgaGTTACCATTAGCAGACTTCTTTTTATCAAAGTTAGCTGGAAAACATTCCGATCTCGATGTTCATCAATTGGCCTCACTTGATCCTGAACTCTATCGAAATTTGCTATCGTTAAAAGCCTATGAAGGTGATGTTAGTGAGCTGGGTCTCGACTTCACCGTAGTCACAAATGATTTAggcaaaacaaaaatagaagAACTGAAACCTAATGGTCAATCGATTCAAGTTACTTCGGCAAATCGTATTGAATACATTCAGCTTATGGCGGACTATAAACTGAATAAACAAATAAGGCAACACTGTATTGCGTTTCGCAAAGGATTATCGAATGTGTTGCCGGTTGAATGGCTGTATATGTTTAGCAATAAGGAGCTGCAAGTTTTAATATCAGGTGCTGAGATTCCTATTGATATTGAAGATTTGAAGAAACATTGTCGATATGGAGGCGAGTACAGTCCGACCCATCCAACAATTATCTGCTTTTGGTCGGTTGTGGAAAGTTTTAGTGATATTGAAAAAAGACAGCTATTACGATTCGTGACCAGTTGTTCGCGACCACCTCTTCTAGGTTTTAAG GATCTAGATCCGCCATTTTTTATTCAGAACGCTGGCGACGAAGAACGACTACCCACAGCAAGCACATGTACCAATTTACTGAAATTGCCTGCATTCAAAACAGGCGAACAAATGAAGGAGAAACTTTTATACGCAATACAGTCGGGTGCAGGATTTGAACTCAGTTAA